The region CATCGCAAAAACAGCATTGACTATTGTGCCACATTGCGTTTGTGCTGCCACAGCAAAATTTTTCCGCAAAATCCTAGCCCTAGGGGGAGAAAGCGTGGTACCCTAGCTAGAGATAACTGAAGAGCTAAGTGCACCCATTTGCCGTGCTCTGCTCCACCCACCAAGGTTCTCAATTAGCAACAATCGCTGTGAACCAGTTGAGCCATTCTACACCACTAACAAAAGCCGGGTCTTTACATGCCAGTCTTGGCTCTAGGCCTTGGTTACGAGCGGTTTCTCACGCCCGAGTGTCCATTTTTCAACCATGTTGTTTTTAAGCTGCCTAAGGGAGGTTTCTTTATGTCTGTGCGTTTGTATGTGGGCAATCTGCCGCGTGATTTGAGCCGCGAAGAGTTAGAAGCCCTATTTAACCAGGAAGTGGGCGAAGTGGGTACCACTAAACTGATTACGGATCGTAAGACTGGCAAGTGCCGGGGATTTGGCTTTGTCACTGTCGAATCCGAAGAAGTGGCGGATCAGGTGATTGAGAAACTCAACGGCTACACTTTTAAGGACAATCCCCTCAAGATTGAAAAGGCCAACGACAAGCCCAAGTCTGAAGCTAAAGAAAAAGAAGAAGCAGCGGCAGAAAAATCCACTCCCAACAGCCGCAGCAATAACCGCAAAAATAACAAAAATAATGGGCGGCGTACTCAAGTCAATTCTGCGCCGACTGAATATAGCTCCATGGACACGGAAGCCGCTCAACCCGATCCCCGCTGGGCAGATGCCTTAGCACAGCTCAAAGAACGGCTCCTCGCTCAAAGCAGTAACGCTTAAGGGTTTTAGGCTGTTTCTATGACGGTGGATCCCTGGCCATTTGTTACTCCGGGTATCCCCGACGGTCTCTTTGAGCGATTACCAGGTATTCCCCTCACCCAACGGGAAACGCGGTTATTGATGCTCTCCTATTTGCGGCTTGAACCGGACTCTTGCCTTTGGGATGTGGGAGCAGGCACAGGTACAATTGCTGTTGAGGCAGCACGCTTGGCAAAGCGGGGACAGGTGATTGCCATTGAACGGGATGAGGAAGTCGTTGATCTGATCCAGCGCAATTGCGATCGCTTTGGCGTCAAGAATGTACAGATTGTTGCCGGTTTGGCTCCAGACTGCTTTCCTCAGCTACGTCGCAGACCGCAGCGGATTTGCCTGGAGGGGGGGCGCCCCATCAAAGAAGTTTTACTGCGAGCGTGGGAGTATCTTGCCCCCGGTGGTCGCTTGGTGGCGATCGCCAGTAGCTTAGAAAATCTCTATGCCCTCTCTGAGGGTTTCGCAACAGTCCAAGCCCGCAGCCTAGAGGTGGTGCAATCGGTGATCAATCGTCTGGAAACGCGGGGCGGCCATCAAATTTTTGCAGCCGTGGAACCAATCTTTATTCTCAGTGGAGAAAAAATCGCCTAATGGGTATTGGGCAATTGTGGGTGGTGGGCACCCCCATTGGCAACCTTGAGGACATGAGCGCTCGTGCCCTACGAATTCTCAAGGAAGTGGATCTCATTGCTGCCGAGGATACACGCCACACTGGCCGCCTCCTACAGCATTTTGGCATTACCACTCCCCAACTGAGTCTCCATGAGCACAATACCCAACAGCGAGTCCCCCAATTGCTTCAGCGCCTAGAGGCGGGTCAACAGATCGCGCTCGTCAGTGATGCGGGCCTACCGGGGGTGTCAGATCCCGGCTATGAACTCATTGCTGCCTGTATTGCTGGAGGGATTCCCGTGACGCCGATTCCCGGTGCGAATGCTGCCTTAACGGCTTTGATGGCCGCAGGATTACCGATGAATCGCTTTTGTTTTGAAGGGTTTTTGCCGACTAAGGGGCGCGATCGCCAGCAGCGACTCGCAGCATTGCAACAGGAAACGCGCACGATGCTTCTCTATGAAGCCCCCCATCGCCTGGTGCAAACGGTAGCAGAATTATGTCAGGTCTTGGGGAGCGATCGCCCTGTTGTACTTGCCCGCGAACTGACCAAGCGCCACGAAGAATTTTGGCGGGGCACCCTCGGTACTGCCTGCACTTATCTCCAGGAGCATCCCCCCCGGGGCGAATACACACTGGTTTTAGCCGGTGCCCCTGAACATTCTCTGGCCGTGAACCCCAATCATCTCGCCGACGAATTGGCAACACTGCTCAACCAAGGTCTTTCGCTTACCCAAGCCAGCCGTCAACTGGCAGCTCTGACGGGGCTTTCGCGGCGTGACATCTATCAACTAGGGCTCCAGCTTAAACAGGAATCTCCTTAACCTTCTCCTTTAAGGGTGGCGGCAACCAATCCACAAACTGCGGATAAACTGGCAGTCGTGGCACTAATTCCCACCCCCAGGCCTGTAATTGTTCCTTGAGCACGGCTAGATCGGTGTGGGGATAGTCTGGATTGACATGATCCAAGGGGACAATGCCCCCCAAGTCGCGAGCACCGGCTTCTAGGCACGCCCGAAAGACCTCTGGTTCTGTGACTAGATTTGCAGGAATTTGAATCGTGATGTCCTCAGGCAAGAGCGATCGCGCCCACTGCACCACTTGGGGTAATTGCTTTAGATCAAAAGGGGGTAGCCTCTCTGCCTGCTGCTGGCCGGGACTGTGGGGCTGCAGAATCACCTCCTGAATATGTCCCCAGCGCCGATGACCCTCAGCAATGGCCGTGAGAGTCTCTGCCCAATCCTGGGGCGCTTCACCAATGCCCAAGAGCAATCCCGTCGTGAAGGGTATGCCCAGTTCCCCGGCCTGTTCCAGTTGGTGTAAACGAAGTTGCGGATCCTTACTGGGGGCATGGCGATGGACACCTTGTAACAACTTGGGGGTCAACTGCTCCAGCATCAGCCCCATTGAGACATTTACTGCCTTGAGGGCGGTCATTTCTGCTCGAGTTAGGGGGCCCGCATTGGTATGGGGCAAAAATCCCTGATCCAACGCTAAGGCTGCTAGATCGTAGAGACGCTCTAACCATTTGGAACGCTGGGGACTGTTGGGGGCAACTTCGCCACTGAGAATGAGAATTTCCCGTACCCGTTGCGGATCCAGCTCTGCTAACTGCTTGGCCGCCGCCTTCAAAGTCAGCCAACCCCTCGTGCCAATGTCCTGCCGGAAATTACAGTAGGTACAGCGATTAAAACACTCATAGGTCGGCACAAGGGTGAAGGCTGGACTGTAGGTGATGGTGCGATCGCCCATAGGAGACTAACGAAAAAGTGCGCTTAATCTCAGCACCACTGCGTTCAGGGTGATGATTTCTTAATAACGGGCGATCGCGAAGACGTAGAGGGCATGGCCTGCCAACAACGTGAACCACAGGAGTGTGACTGTGGGCATAAAGGGTACCGCCGTGGGTTGTACCTGATGCCAAAACCAGCCACCGGAATTCAACGCAGCAAAAAGGGCAACATGGACAGCAAAATTCATGCGATCGTCCAAGCGGCGATAGCTCGGATCGCGACGATCGGGCTTACGGGGCCAACGGGGAGGCATAGAGAGCGTACCTAAATCACTTCCAGCTCGTCGGGGTGCAAGTGGGCAACAAACTTGGGACTAAACCGCACTTGAATCGGGTAGTTGGGACTAATGGGACGGCCTTGCCAGTCGCTGAGAACAGCGCAAATTTCCCCCTCCATCCCTTGAATATCAAAAGGTTCATTGCGGTGATCGGGATGGTGATAGACAATGGTGGGGGTCTTGACGCGGACCCGCAGTCCAACACTTAAAGCTTGTTGCTCCATAACGCTCATTTGTTGTTTGCTCTCCTCGACTGGCAGGGGTTTTATTTTTATCGTCGCATACGGACTGGCAAGGGCGATCGCCCTAGGACAATTGAAAATCAATTGTTACCATTACCCACCAACCTCTGTCAGTTGGCAGAGGAGATCATTGGATAATCGAGGGAGCTGCCATTGGCGCTCATTGTCATTGGTGGCCTCAGGAGCAGTGAGCGCACTTGATGGCGTTTTTCGGGGCTGAGGTATTCCTGTTGGATACAGCGCCAAGTTTGCCACTGGCGTGTTTGCTCAAGGGCAATCATTTCTGCCAGGCAAGGAGAGGCTTGACGGAGATTGAGGCCGAGTTGGGTACGGAAAAAGTCATCAAGGACAACACCATCGTGAAGTGTTCCTAGGAGTTCTTGCAACTGCGCAAAAGCACTCACCTGTTCGTTGAAGGCGTCTCCATAGACACCGCTAAAGAGTTCCATTTGATAGCGTACCCGTTTGATTTGCTTGCGCAGATCGTGGAGATCCTCACCCGCCGTTTGCAGCCACTGGGGCGGGTGACTGACTGTCAGGAAGAGGGGGCGATCGCCCTGCCATTCAATCGCCACTTGCCACCCCGGATGCAGCAGGAGCGCACACACCAAGGGCAATAGGATGTCGGGGGCAATCAGTTCCGTGGGTAAGTTGGCAATTGCACGATATTGAGGGGCAGCGAGCCATTCTTCTAGACCCTGTTGCAATTTGCGATAGCGATCGCTGCGCAGCAATTGAAGCGCTTTTTGCAACAGTTCTGCCCGTTGCTTTTCGAGCTTTTTAATGAGCTTGGCCAGTTGTTGTTGCTCAGAGCGGGGCAGGTGAGGGTAATACTGCTCTTTGAGCGCCAGCATCATCACATCCAAATCCCGTACGGGACTGAGGCTGCCGGCGATCGCCCGTACCCGCTCAATGGAGACCCCCTTAGGCAAACGTACCGTATTACGAAACACCTCCAGAGCGGTGCGCAGGCGGCGCAAACCCACGCGCATCTGATGAATCGCCTCAACATCGCGATCGCGAATCACTCCCGGCTCGTGTTTGCTAATTTTGCGGTAGTACTTTTCAAAAGCAGCGTATGCGATATGCTCTAGGGTCTCCATAAAACGCCCTCCCTGCTCAACGCCCGAAGGAATACCACCATCAAACTAACGTTTATTAACCAAGGCTACTTTTTTCTTAATTTTAACTTCACTATATTCGACTATATTCTACGGTTGTGGCTAAATCACTGCTTGGCAACAAAAAACCCCCCTCAACCGGAACGGGGGTTCAGTGAAGTCATTCAGTAACCGCCAAATAAACAATTGGGAATCTTAGGCAGCCGCCAAGTTCTTAGCAACAAAATCCCAGTTCACCAATTGGTTCAGGAAGTTATCAATAAAGTCGGGACGACGGTTTTGGTAGTCGAGATAGTAGGCGTGCTCCCAAACATCAATCGTCAGTAGGGGCACTTGACCGTGAACTAAGGGGTTTTCGGCATTGGCAGTTTTAGTCACCTTCAGTGTGCCAGCTTCGAGCACCAGCCATGCCCAACCACTGCCAAATTGGGTCGCCGCGGCATTTTTGAACTGGGCTTTGAATTCGTCGTAGCTCCCAAAAGCACTGTTGATCCGAGCGGCCACATCACCCGTAGGCACACCACCGCCACCTGGCTTGAGGCTATTCCAGAAGAAGGTGTGATTCCACACTTGAGCGGCATTGTTGAAGATGCCCACTTTGGCAGCATCGCCATAGGTTGTGCGAATGACATCTTCAAGGGATTTGTCAGCGAGTTCGGTATCTTGAGTCAGCTTATTGAGGTTATCCACGTAGCCCTTATGGTGTTTGCCATAGTGAAATTCAAGGGTTTTCGCAGACATGCCATAGGGTTCAAGGGCACCCGGATCAAAGGGAAGGGGTTCTTGTACAAATGCCATAGTGTTCAATACCTCTCTGAAGGTGATGCAAGTTTAGGCTACTAGAGATCAGTCATTGCCAAAAGGCACCTAGCAGCAGTGCCCATCGCCTAATTAACAATTCGCAATAATTATATCATCCTCCTTTCCCCTTCGGAAAAGGCCTGAGCCGCAGCATGATATGTTCAGAAGAGTTTTGGGTCTTAGGCTCTATGGTTGGTTCTGTCCTGCGCCTAGATCAAGTGTTGATTCCTGAGGATGCCCCAATTCGCTTTGGTACCGATGGTTGGCGCGGCATCATTGGGGCTGAGTTTACCTTTAACCGTCTGCTGCGGGCAGCCAAGGCAGCGGCGGCAGTACTTTATCAAACCTATGGCGATGGCAGGACGCCGCGAATAATTGTCGGCTACGATCGCCGGTTCTTAGCGGAACACTTTGCTACAGCCGTTGCCCAATTCCTCACAAGCCAAGGCTATGAGGTTTGGCTTTCTAACTGTGCGGCACCCACACCGGCCTTTAGCTGGGCTGTCAAAGCGGAGGGAGCCATTGGTGGCTTGGTCATTACGGCCAGTCACAATCCCGGTATTTATGCAGGACTCAAGGTGAAGGGCGCCTTTGGTGGATCAGTACCCACGCCTGTTACCGAAGCTATTGAGGCGCAGTTAGCTCAAGGGGAGCCGCCACCTGTGGGTGAGGCCAAAACAGACTATCAAACCTTTGATCCGTGGCCCAGCTATTGTGCGGCGTTGCGCACCCATGTTGATCCTAGCCCCATTCGTGAGGCGATCGCCACGGGTAAACTGCACGTTTGTGCTGATGTCATGCATGGGGTTGCTGCTGGGGGACTAGAGCGATTGTTAGATTGGCCCATAGAAGAGTTTCGGCGCGATCGCGATCCCCTCTTTGGCAGCGGCGCCCCTGAACCCATTGGCCGTTATTTAGCCGCTACCCAAGAACGACTGCGGCAACAGCACAGTGCCACCCCCACAGTGTGCTTAGTCTTTGACGGTGATGCTGATCGCCTAGCAGTCATTGATGGCGAGGGGGTATTGTACACTGCCCAAGAAATGATTCCCATCTTGATTGACCATTTAGCACAGCACAGTCCCTATCGGGGGGCAGTGATTAAATCCATTAGCAGTTCCGATCTGGTGGCGCGAGTGGCAGCCCACCATGGGTTAGCGGTGATTGAAACGCCCATTGGCTTCAAGTACATTGGCGATCGCATGCTGGCCGGGGAAGCGGTCCTCTTAGGCGGTGAAGAATCAGGGGGAATCGGCTACGGCCACCACCTTCCTGAGCGAGATGCTCTGCTGTCGGCACTGTACCTCCTACAGGCCCTGGTGACCTCCGGCTTAAGTGTGGGGGAATACTATCAGCAGCTGCAGTTAACCACAAACTTTTACAGTGCCTACGATCGCGTTGATCTCACCCTCACCTCTTTGGCGCAGCGGCAAAAACTAGAAGCACTCCTAGGGGAGCATCCCTTCACCCAGATTTTGGATAGTCCTGTGAGCCACTGGGACACCATTGACGGCTACAAGTTCCATCTGGCCGATGGCGGTTGGTTACTGATTCGCTTTAGTGGCACCGAACCCCTGCTACGCCTCTACTGCCAAGGGAAAACCCCTGAACAGGTCCAGCACATTCTACAATGGGCCAGTCAATGGGCAGTTGCAGTTACTGGCTAATCGTTAAACAACAATTGCAATGGACAAAGCATCATGCCACTAGACCCATCCAGTCAAAATGCCGCTGCCACTGGTGCCCCTCCCTCCCTTTCCCTATGGACAAAACTCGCCTTTGGCGCCGGCGATCTTGGAGCTGCCATCACTGCCAATCTACAGGTGTTTTTCCTGATGGTGTTCTTGACCAATGTCGCTGGACTCAATGCTGGCTTGGCGGGAAGTGTGCTAATGATTAGCAAAATTTGGGATGCCATGAATGACCCGATCATCGGCTACCTCAGCGATCGCACCCCCGTGGGCAAGTGGGGACGCCGCCACATCTGGATGATGGCAGCTGCGATTCCCTTTGGTTTGAGTTTTTTCTTGAACTGGTGGGTACCAACGACGGATCAAGGGTTGCTCTTTGGCTACTACGTCCTCATTGGCCTATTGTTTAACACGTTTTACACGGCAGTAAACCTGCCCTATACCGCCCTCACACCAGAGCTCACTGAAGATTACAACGAACGCACCACCCTTAATAGTTTTCGCTTTGCCTTTTCCATTGGGGGTAGCATTGGCTCCTTACTCCTTGCTCAGGTTGTGTTCCAGAACATTTCCGATCCCCAAGCCCAGTACTTGATCCTCGGGGGCATTGCCGCCGTCTTGTCGGTTTTGCCCATCTATTGGTGTGTCTGGGGAACACGGCAGCAGGTGCAGGCCTTTGAACGCGGTATCCACAACCCTGAGCAACGCCCCTTACCACTGCAAACGCAACTGCGGCTCGTGTTTAGCAATCGTCCCTTTCTTTATGTGATGGGAATCTACCTGTGTTCTTGGCTGGCGGTGCAAATGACTGCCTCGCTGATTCCCTTTTTTATTGGCGATTGGTTGCAGATGTCCGCCGCGGCCTATACCCAAGTGGCGCTGACGGTTCAAGCAACCGCTATGATCATGCTCTTTGTCTGGAGTGCTGTGAGTCGTCGCCTGGGTAAGAAGGCAGTGTACTTTATGGGGATGAGCCTCTGGATCATTGCCCAGGGTGGGCTCTTTTTGTTGCAGCCAGGACAGACAGCGCTGGTATATGTCTGTGCAATTCTGGCGGGCTTTGGGGTTTCGACCGCTTATCTTATCCCTTGGTCAATGATTCCGGATGTGATTGATCTGGACGAACTCCAGAGTGGCCAGCGGCGGGAGGGGATTTTCTATGCCTTTATGGTGCTGCTGCAAAAAATTGGTCTTGCCCTCGGTCTATTCTTAGTGGGTCAGGCTTTGCAGTGGGCGGGTTATATTTCCACTGTTGCCGGTGCTCCACCCCCAGTGCAGCCTCCCTCGGCACTCTTGGCAATTCGCATTGCCATTGGACCTTTGCCAACGCTCTTTCTTATGGTGGGTATGATTTTGGCCTATCTCTATCCCATTACCCACGCTGTCCATCAAGAGATTGTTTTGCAGTTGCACGCCAGACGCCAAGGAGGGACTGAGGCATGAAGGGTTGGTCTGTAGGCGATCGCACCTTTGTGTGGGGAGAGCGCACCTACATTATGGGCATCTTGAATATCACCCCCGACAGTTTTAGCGATGGTGGTGACTTTTTTAATCCTGCCAGTGCCGTTGCCCATGGCCTAGAAATGGTTGCCGCCGGCGTTGATGTCATTGATGTAGGGGGGGAGTCCACGCGTCCGGGAGCGAGTGAAGTGCCCATTAGCGCTGAGTTGGCTCGGGTATTGCCTGTGATCGAGGGCATCCGTCAGCAGTCCCAAATTCCCATTTCCATTGATACCACCCATGCGGTGGTTGCTCAGGCAGCGGTGGCCGCAGGTGCCAATATCGTTAACGATGTTTCAGGGGGACAGGCGGATCCTGAGATGTTTACCACGGTAGCGGCATTGGGGGTGCCCTATATCCTCATGCATCGGCGGGGAACCCCAGCCACGATGCAGCAATTCACGGACTACGAGGATTTGATTGGCGATTTGCTTCGCTATTTTCAGGAACAGACCCAGCGGGCGATCGCCAGCGGCATTCCTCCTGAGCACCTGATGATTGATCCCGGCATTGGCTTTGCGAAAACCACGCCCCAAAACCTCACCCTTTTACGGGAATTGCGGCAATTTCACACCCTTGGCTACCCGATCCTCCTTGGCCCTTCGCGCAAACGCTTTATTGGCGATGTCCTGAACCTGCCCCATCCTAAAGACCGAGTTTGGGGTACCGCAGCAGTCTGCTGCCATGCCATTGCCCAAGGGGTGGCGATGGTGCGTGTCCATGATGTGGCAGCCATGGTGCAGGTGTGTCGGATGGCCGATGCGCTCTGGCGATCGCCCTAGGGAGACTCAAACCATTTGAGGACACCAACGGCTATCAGAAAAAGTCGCGGCTGCAACCGCAGAAACCTTTGACGCCCTCGGCGCCGGCTTGGATGTGCGGCTCACCCATCCTGAAGTCATGGGTGGGGGCAGCGGGTCGTGCACTAGAGCGCTTTTCTTAGGGAAATTGGCCAATGGACGCTCGCCCTGAGCGCTGCCGGCTTGATTAGTTGACAGCCTCACCGATCTAAAGGTACGGCGATTCTTCGCCACCTCACTTGCTTAGAGCGATCGCTGAATGGGGTTGACGCTTCACAAAGATGTGCTGCCAAATCGAAAGTCTGACCTTCTCTCCACGTCCGTTTTAAGTGTCGGAATGCCCTGCCGCCACTAAGTAAAATCGTTTTGTGCGTTGTTTTTTGCACTCAAGGATAGATGGATACCATTGCCTTGCTTGCGCTTCCCCGATTTCTGTTCTCAACTCTTCAAGGACTTTCAACGTTGCTATTTATTTTTGGAGTATTTTTGAACCGGCTGGGTCAGGACTACCTGTGTTCTCATACAAAGCCGTCCCAGAAAGACGGGGCTTGAGACTCATTGGCTCGGTCAGCCTTAGGAGCAATTGCCCTGCCCCGGAGCAGGCACGCACAGTTTCCACTCGGCATTAAAGGGTTCATAGCCCAGAGCCACTCCTGCTTGTTCCGCTTGGTAGCGCACCTCCTCAAAGCAGTCAAAGCCATCGGGGCGAACGGCAATGATAATGTACTCGCGATCGCCCTGACGACGTAGATTAGCCAACAAAATACCCAAGGTGGAGGTGGGCTGGTCCAGGTCTGCTTTGGGCACAAGCACCTTTTGGGGATGAATGATCACCCCCTCGCGACGGCACTCTAAGTAGTGAGGGGTACGTTCCCCGTTTTGGGCATTTTCCCGTGCCAAAATTTGCACATTGCTGCGTTCTCGCCCAAGGCCACTGGCACTGATGACCACCACCAGTAGGATCAAGGTGCCAATGGTACAGGCCAAGATCGAGAGGAAGGGAAATAAGTCCAGTTGCAAAGGGTGGGATTGACGCCGCCGCACAGACTGATGCCTTACATGATTTTGGGCACACGGAAAAAGTCATCCTCGCGCTCGGGGGCGATCGCTAGCAAGTCCTCCCGATTTGGCCAAGGTGCCAACACATCAGGACGGGTCACATTACTCACCTCAATGGCTCGCGTTGTTGGCGGTACCTCCGTAACATCCAGTTCACTCAGTTGATTAACATAGTCGAGGATGCTATCTAGTTGCTGTGTCAGTGCTTCAATTTCACTTTCATCAATGGCGAGGCGAGCTAAATGAGCCACCTTGCGCACATCCTCTGCAGTAATGACTTTGGTTGTCATTGGTGCTCCTTTAGAATTCCGAGACGTTTTTAGAAATACACATCGATATTGGAGCGGCCAGTGGTTTTCAGCCAGTTCTGCGCCTCAATATAGTTATTGGGCGCCAGTTGAATTGCCCGCTTCCAATAGTCAGCGGCACGATCAAAGAATTGTTCAGCCTCCTCCAAACGCTGCTGCTCTTCTGCCTGGGTCCCCAAGTAGTGGTAGATCACTGCGATATTATTGAGGGCTTGGGGCATGCGAGGATTGAGTTCAAGGGCTTGGTGGTAATACTCTAGGGCTTTTTCATGCTCGCCATTGCTGGCATGGATCAGGCCAATATTGTAGAGAATGTAGCTGCGATCGGTGGGGTCTTCCTCTAGTTCTAGGGCGGCCTGGTAGTTCTCCAGCGCCTCTGCATATTCCCCATCCGCTTGGGCAGACATACCATCGCGATAATAGGCAAAGGCAGTTTTTGACTGTGAACTGGTGGGCAAGACCTTGAGAATGAGGTCAGCCATGACCGTAAAGGTTTTGTCAATAAAATTGTCGTTCCGTTGCGATCGCGGCATAGGGCTTCCTTGAACGGCCTCTTGCCTAGTGTATCAAAAGCACCACCAGCGATCGCTCCTCTAGCCAATGCCTAAGATTTGTAGCGTTCCCCCAAGAAGCTCCTACCCCAGCCTAAGATCGTCCTAGGGGCCCTCCGTGCCGTGATGCTCACCAGCTTTGGGAGTTTAAGATTTATGATTGAAAATATTCTATTGGCAGACTCAGGAACTGGACAATCCGAACAAATGCTCAAGTCGCTGATGGAGTTGCCAGCGATTCAACGGGCTGCCGTCACGGTTTTGCACGTGATTCCACCGAAAATTACTGCCGAGGAGATGGCCGAACAACGTCAAGCCGGTGCCAAACTCCTAGCGGAAGCTGTTGCCCGACTGCACCTTGACCCCGTCATTAGCGTCAATACTATGCTGCGGGAGGGCGATCCCAAGGATACAGTGCTCCACGTGGCCGATGAAATCAATGCTGACTTGATCATTAT is a window of Thermosynechococcus vestitus BP-1 DNA encoding:
- a CDS encoding RNA recognition motif domain-containing protein — its product is MSVRLYVGNLPRDLSREELEALFNQEVGEVGTTKLITDRKTGKCRGFGFVTVESEEVADQVIEKLNGYTFKDNPLKIEKANDKPKSEAKEKEEAAAEKSTPNSRSNNRKNNKNNGRRTQVNSAPTEYSSMDTEAAQPDPRWADALAQLKERLLAQSSNA
- the cbiT gene encoding precorrin-6Y C5,15-methyltransferase subunit CbiT, whose product is MTVDPWPFVTPGIPDGLFERLPGIPLTQRETRLLMLSYLRLEPDSCLWDVGAGTGTIAVEAARLAKRGQVIAIERDEEVVDLIQRNCDRFGVKNVQIVAGLAPDCFPQLRRRPQRICLEGGRPIKEVLLRAWEYLAPGGRLVAIASSLENLYALSEGFATVQARSLEVVQSVINRLETRGGHQIFAAVEPIFILSGEKIA
- the rsmI gene encoding 16S rRNA (cytidine(1402)-2'-O)-methyltransferase, producing MGIGQLWVVGTPIGNLEDMSARALRILKEVDLIAAEDTRHTGRLLQHFGITTPQLSLHEHNTQQRVPQLLQRLEAGQQIALVSDAGLPGVSDPGYELIAACIAGGIPVTPIPGANAALTALMAAGLPMNRFCFEGFLPTKGRDRQQRLAALQQETRTMLLYEAPHRLVQTVAELCQVLGSDRPVVLARELTKRHEEFWRGTLGTACTYLQEHPPRGEYTLVLAGAPEHSLAVNPNHLADELATLLNQGLSLTQASRQLAALTGLSRRDIYQLGLQLKQESP
- the cofG gene encoding 7,8-didemethyl-8-hydroxy-5-deazariboflavin synthase subunit CofG, with the translated sequence MGDRTITYSPAFTLVPTYECFNRCTYCNFRQDIGTRGWLTLKAAAKQLAELDPQRVREILILSGEVAPNSPQRSKWLERLYDLAALALDQGFLPHTNAGPLTRAEMTALKAVNVSMGLMLEQLTPKLLQGVHRHAPSKDPQLRLHQLEQAGELGIPFTTGLLLGIGEAPQDWAETLTAIAEGHRRWGHIQEVILQPHSPGQQQAERLPPFDLKQLPQVVQWARSLLPEDITIQIPANLVTEPEVFRACLEAGARDLGGIVPLDHVNPDYPHTDLAVLKEQLQAWGWELVPRLPVYPQFVDWLPPPLKEKVKEIPV
- a CDS encoding ferredoxin-thioredoxin reductase variable chain; the encoded protein is MSVMEQQALSVGLRVRVKTPTIVYHHPDHRNEPFDIQGMEGEICAVLSDWQGRPISPNYPIQVRFSPKFVAHLHPDELEVI
- a CDS encoding CHAD domain-containing protein, which gives rise to METLEHIAYAAFEKYYRKISKHEPGVIRDRDVEAIHQMRVGLRRLRTALEVFRNTVRLPKGVSIERVRAIAGSLSPVRDLDVMMLALKEQYYPHLPRSEQQQLAKLIKKLEKQRAELLQKALQLLRSDRYRKLQQGLEEWLAAPQYRAIANLPTELIAPDILLPLVCALLLHPGWQVAIEWQGDRPLFLTVSHPPQWLQTAGEDLHDLRKQIKRVRYQMELFSGVYGDAFNEQVSAFAQLQELLGTLHDGVVLDDFFRTQLGLNLRQASPCLAEMIALEQTRQWQTWRCIQQEYLSPEKRHQVRSLLLRPPMTMSANGSSLDYPMISSAN
- a CDS encoding superoxide dismutase — its product is MAFVQEPLPFDPGALEPYGMSAKTLEFHYGKHHKGYVDNLNKLTQDTELADKSLEDVIRTTYGDAAKVGIFNNAAQVWNHTFFWNSLKPGGGGVPTGDVAARINSAFGSYDEFKAQFKNAAATQFGSGWAWLVLEAGTLKVTKTANAENPLVHGQVPLLTIDVWEHAYYLDYQNRRPDFIDNFLNQLVNWDFVAKNLAAA
- a CDS encoding phosphoglucomutase/phosphomannomutase family protein — protein: MVGSVLRLDQVLIPEDAPIRFGTDGWRGIIGAEFTFNRLLRAAKAAAAVLYQTYGDGRTPRIIVGYDRRFLAEHFATAVAQFLTSQGYEVWLSNCAAPTPAFSWAVKAEGAIGGLVITASHNPGIYAGLKVKGAFGGSVPTPVTEAIEAQLAQGEPPPVGEAKTDYQTFDPWPSYCAALRTHVDPSPIREAIATGKLHVCADVMHGVAAGGLERLLDWPIEEFRRDRDPLFGSGAPEPIGRYLAATQERLRQQHSATPTVCLVFDGDADRLAVIDGEGVLYTAQEMIPILIDHLAQHSPYRGAVIKSISSSDLVARVAAHHGLAVIETPIGFKYIGDRMLAGEAVLLGGEESGGIGYGHHLPERDALLSALYLLQALVTSGLSVGEYYQQLQLTTNFYSAYDRVDLTLTSLAQRQKLEALLGEHPFTQILDSPVSHWDTIDGYKFHLADGGWLLIRFSGTEPLLRLYCQGKTPEQVQHILQWASQWAVAVTG
- a CDS encoding MFS transporter, with amino-acid sequence MPLDPSSQNAAATGAPPSLSLWTKLAFGAGDLGAAITANLQVFFLMVFLTNVAGLNAGLAGSVLMISKIWDAMNDPIIGYLSDRTPVGKWGRRHIWMMAAAIPFGLSFFLNWWVPTTDQGLLFGYYVLIGLLFNTFYTAVNLPYTALTPELTEDYNERTTLNSFRFAFSIGGSIGSLLLAQVVFQNISDPQAQYLILGGIAAVLSVLPIYWCVWGTRQQVQAFERGIHNPEQRPLPLQTQLRLVFSNRPFLYVMGIYLCSWLAVQMTASLIPFFIGDWLQMSAAAYTQVALTVQATAMIMLFVWSAVSRRLGKKAVYFMGMSLWIIAQGGLFLLQPGQTALVYVCAILAGFGVSTAYLIPWSMIPDVIDLDELQSGQRREGIFYAFMVLLQKIGLALGLFLVGQALQWAGYISTVAGAPPPVQPPSALLAIRIAIGPLPTLFLMVGMILAYLYPITHAVHQEIVLQLHARRQGGTEA
- the folP gene encoding dihydropteroate synthase is translated as MKGWSVGDRTFVWGERTYIMGILNITPDSFSDGGDFFNPASAVAHGLEMVAAGVDVIDVGGESTRPGASEVPISAELARVLPVIEGIRQQSQIPISIDTTHAVVAQAAVAAGANIVNDVSGGQADPEMFTTVAALGVPYILMHRRGTPATMQQFTDYEDLIGDLLRYFQEQTQRAIASGIPPEHLMIDPGIGFAKTTPQNLTLLRELRQFHTLGYPILLGPSRKRFIGDVLNLPHPKDRVWGTAAVCCHAIAQGVAMVRVHDVAAMVQVCRMADALWRSP
- the gatC gene encoding Asp-tRNA(Asn)/Glu-tRNA(Gln) amidotransferase subunit GatC encodes the protein MTTKVITAEDVRKVAHLARLAIDESEIEALTQQLDSILDYVNQLSELDVTEVPPTTRAIEVSNVTRPDVLAPWPNREDLLAIAPEREDDFFRVPKIM
- a CDS encoding photosystem I assembly protein Ycf3, with product MPRSQRNDNFIDKTFTVMADLILKVLPTSSQSKTAFAYYRDGMSAQADGEYAEALENYQAALELEEDPTDRSYILYNIGLIHASNGEHEKALEYYHQALELNPRMPQALNNIAVIYHYLGTQAEEQQRLEEAEQFFDRAADYWKRAIQLAPNNYIEAQNWLKTTGRSNIDVYF